A stretch of the Lactuca sativa cultivar Salinas chromosome 9, Lsat_Salinas_v11, whole genome shotgun sequence genome encodes the following:
- the LOC111918266 gene encoding uncharacterized protein LOC111918266 → MKTDNYNRAHGRIMYRARRGFAPLIFGVRNSKYIFKNFNYRPLNVKIGLWPLLISVRFPKQTTISQNRFVSYPVPPPSYPPPSSLVATSVPRSIAACRSRHSPLQHLVTGNQKIKVNGGPRCAGLLENFILNWSVGCLPVTTVHRSSAGHHRPPAVELFCTSAVLSGSQN, encoded by the exons ATGAAAACAGATAACTATAATCGTGCGCATGGGCGGATTATGTATAGGGCCAGGAGGGGCTTTGCCCCCCTGATATTTGGGGTTAGAAATAGCAAATAtatcttcaaaaattttaattaTAGGCCTCTTAATGTCAAAATTGGGCTGTGGCCCCTACTGATTTCAGTCCGATTTCCAAAGCAAACGACAATAAGTCAAAATCGATTTGTATCTTACCCAGTTCCTCCCCCATCGTATCCTCCCCCATCATCGCTAGTCGCTACCTCCGTACCTCGCTCAATCGCTGCCTGTCGGTCTCGCCATTCACCACTGCAACATCTGGTCACTGGAAATCAG AAAATCAAAGTGAATGGGGGACCACGATGTGCTGGATTGTTAGAAAACTTCATATTGAATTGGAGTGTGGGATGCCTGCCAGTCACCACTGTCCATCGTAGCTCCGCCGGTCACCACCGTCCACCTGCTGTTGAGCTGTTCTGCACTTCTGCTGTTCTTTCTGGTTCACAGAACTAA